The Sulfurimonas lithotrophica genome includes a region encoding these proteins:
- a CDS encoding UDP-N-acetylmuramoyl-L-alanyl-D-glutamate--2,6-diaminopimelate ligase, with translation MKIELPDQAFKYVSENSKECDEQTAFVLTKQNEKYLQNAKDNNAHSIIKIEEIAKLFAIDSIKIVGITGTNGKTTTASAIYSFLLDLGYKAAFQGTRGFFMNDEIAEGKSLTTPSVLNTYLHIYQAVEAGCDFFIMEVSSHAIVQQRVEGLNFELKILTNITQDHLDYHKTLGEYISVKNSFFQDGSKKLINKDEPKASFNIKNTMTYGIENPATYKLMAYSLNNASSGIIQYMQDEVVPFTSSLHGFFNLYNLMAAISAVHILTGKKLEEIVQVVDNFAGVSGRMEQVSDEPNVIVDFAHTPDGMAQVLNALKEKDLLVVFGAGGDRDKTKRPLMGKVASTLAKKVYITSDNPRTEDPDAIIKDILEGIEDKTDVAVEVNRKKAIEMALKDQKDDEVVVVLGKGDEAYQIIYDQKLPFDDREVIREILNS, from the coding sequence TTGAAAATTGAGCTGCCTGATCAGGCTTTTAAATACGTAAGTGAAAATTCAAAAGAGTGTGACGAACAAACGGCATTTGTTCTAACCAAACAAAATGAAAAGTATCTTCAAAATGCAAAAGATAATAACGCCCACTCCATTATAAAAATAGAAGAAATTGCAAAACTCTTTGCAATAGATAGTATTAAAATAGTAGGTATTACGGGTACAAACGGTAAAACTACAACGGCAAGTGCTATATATTCGTTTTTGTTAGATTTAGGCTATAAGGCAGCCTTCCAAGGTACCCGCGGTTTTTTTATGAACGATGAAATAGCCGAAGGTAAAAGTCTTACAACTCCAAGTGTTTTAAATACATATCTGCACATTTACCAAGCTGTTGAAGCGGGATGTGATTTTTTCATCATGGAAGTAAGTTCACATGCAATTGTGCAACAAAGAGTTGAAGGTTTAAACTTTGAATTGAAAATTTTAACGAATATTACACAAGATCATTTGGATTATCATAAAACTCTAGGTGAGTATATATCCGTAAAAAACAGTTTTTTCCAAGATGGGTCTAAAAAACTTATAAATAAAGATGAGCCTAAAGCATCTTTTAACATTAAAAACACAATGACATATGGCATAGAAAATCCGGCTACATATAAACTTATGGCATATTCACTTAACAATGCATCTAGCGGAATAATACAATATATGCAAGATGAAGTAGTACCTTTTACATCTTCATTACACGGTTTTTTCAATCTTTACAACTTAATGGCGGCAATTTCAGCCGTGCATATACTTACCGGTAAAAAACTTGAGGAAATTGTACAAGTAGTCGATAATTTTGCAGGTGTCAGCGGTAGAATGGAACAGGTTAGTGATGAACCCAATGTTATAGTCGATTTTGCTCATACGCCTGATGGTATGGCTCAAGTTTTAAATGCATTAAAAGAGAAAGACCTGCTTGTTGTTTTTGGCGCAGGCGGAGATAGAGATAAAACTAAACGTCCTCTTATGGGTAAGGTTGCATCTACTCTTGCTAAAAAAGTTTATATCACAAGTGATAACCCCCGCACGGAAGATCCGGATGCTATCATAAAAGATATACTTGAAGGTATTGAAGATAAAACAGACGTAGCTGTTGAAGTTAACCGTAAAAAAGCTATTGAGATGGCACTAAAAGACCAAAAAGACGATGAAGTCGTGGTTGTCCTTGGAAAGGGTGACGAGGCTTATCAGATCATATACGATCAAAAACTTCCCTTTGATGACAGGGAAGTTATTAGAGAGATATTAAACTCTTAG
- a CDS encoding aldo/keto reductase, with protein sequence MKKIIFGTQRISEHNPQHLQALKEAIKSGIKIIDTSPSYIDGSAQRTIALAFRELEDDIKQNIEIISKFDINSNPTEVLEKSLKDLEIDYIDCLLIENPESILYKALEEGLSKDERLDEMNRVIFDAFLECESLIQNGKIKSYGISSEAFSIVHNNDKFLPYEDLITLAHNAAEELKNNNHGFSTIELPINILESEGLICAKWAKENSLRVIATRPLNAITNNQVYRLADYDESHEYYHHLNELLEVTDNEMLKPLFNLFEELDASKHKFGWIGDYETFLYTQAIPHIQKSLKSIDEKNAQTMLNFIDLFLIEYKKMVAYECSKKTKIALKEVFKDCRLSMQECALSYLLNIDDIDYIAVGMRKPSYVHEIMSLG encoded by the coding sequence ATGAAAAAAATCATATTCGGTACACAAAGAATTTCTGAACACAATCCACAGCATCTGCAAGCTTTAAAAGAGGCTATAAAATCAGGTATTAAAATAATTGACACGTCACCCTCGTATATTGACGGAAGTGCACAAAGAACAATTGCTTTAGCCTTTAGAGAGCTTGAAGATGATATTAAACAAAATATTGAGATTATTTCAAAGTTTGACATAAACTCTAATCCAACTGAAGTCTTAGAAAAATCTTTAAAAGATTTAGAAATAGATTATATTGATTGTTTATTGATTGAAAATCCAGAGAGTATTTTATATAAAGCCTTAGAAGAAGGTTTAAGTAAAGATGAGAGATTGGATGAGATGAATAGGGTTATTTTTGATGCTTTTTTAGAATGTGAATCTCTTATCCAAAACGGTAAGATTAAATCATACGGTATAAGCAGTGAAGCCTTCTCTATAGTGCATAATAATGATAAATTCTTACCCTACGAAGACTTAATCACTTTAGCGCATAATGCGGCTGAAGAATTAAAAAACAACAATCACGGTTTTAGCACGATAGAGTTACCGATAAATATTTTAGAGTCAGAAGGCTTAATTTGTGCAAAATGGGCTAAAGAAAATTCTCTGCGTGTTATAGCTACAAGGCCATTAAATGCAATAACTAACAATCAAGTTTACAGACTTGCAGATTATGACGAATCACATGAATATTATCATCATTTAAATGAACTTTTAGAAGTTACGGATAATGAGATGCTAAAACCATTGTTTAACTTGTTTGAAGAGCTTGACGCATCCAAGCATAAATTTGGCTGGATAGGTGACTATGAGACTTTTTTATATACTCAAGCCATACCGCATATACAAAAATCTTTAAAGTCTATAGATGAAAAAAATGCTCAAACTATGTTAAATTTTATAGATTTATTTTTGATAGAGTATAAAAAGATGGTAGCTTATGAGTGCTCAAAAAAGACGAAAATAGCCTTAAAAGAGGTGTTTAAAGATTGCCGTTTAAGCATGCAGGAGTGTGCATTAAGCTATTTACTAAATATTGACGATATAGATTATATAGCGGTGGGGATGCGTAAACCTTCCTATGTTCATGAAATTATGAGTTTAGGATGA
- a CDS encoding NifU family protein, with product MIPFSDEELVGPVKSVIDKVRPSIALDGGDIEFIAVKNGSVYVQLKGACIGCASSGTTLKYGVERQLRMDIHPELTVVNVPAGMENDIDNL from the coding sequence ATGATACCCTTTAGTGATGAAGAACTTGTAGGACCTGTAAAGAGTGTTATTGATAAAGTCAGACCCTCTATAGCATTAGACGGTGGGGATATTGAATTTATAGCCGTTAAAAACGGGAGTGTCTATGTACAGTTAAAAGGTGCATGTATAGGCTGTGCAAGCAGCGGTACGACTTTAAAATACGGGGTTGAGCGTCAACTTCGTATGGATATACACCCTGAACTGACAGTAGTAAATGTTCCTGCAGGTATGGAAAACGATATAGATAATCTTTAG
- the rplQ gene encoding 50S ribosomal protein L17: MRHRHGYRKLGRTSAHRKALLANLSISLIEHGKIETTAVKAKELRSYVEKLITVAGKGDSNAHRAVFASLQSKTATKKLVEEIAPQYVERQGGYTRITRTRIRRGDATTMAFIELV; the protein is encoded by the coding sequence ATGAGACACCGTCATGGATACCGTAAACTAGGACGTACAAGTGCACACCGTAAGGCACTTTTAGCAAATCTTAGTATTTCGTTAATTGAACATGGTAAAATTGAAACTACTGCAGTTAAAGCAAAAGAGTTACGTTCTTACGTAGAAAAATTAATTACAGTAGCTGGAAAGGGTGATTCAAATGCTCACAGAGCTGTATTTGCATCACTTCAAAGTAAAACTGCAACTAAAAAACTAGTTGAGGAGATTGCACCACAGTACGTTGAGCGTCAAGGTGGTTACACTAGAATTACTCGTACTCGTATTCGTCGTGGAGATGCTACGACTATGGCTTTTATCGAATTAGTATAA